In the Dermochelys coriacea isolate rDerCor1 chromosome 25, rDerCor1.pri.v4, whole genome shotgun sequence genome, one interval contains:
- the AP3D1 gene encoding AP-3 complex subunit delta-1 isoform X5, with amino-acid sequence MTLMSHTKPYIRKKAVLIMYKVFLKYPESLRPAFPRLKEKLEDPDPGVQSAAVNVICELARRNPKNYLSLAPLFFKLMTSSTNNWVLIKIIKLFGALTPLEPRLGKKLIEPLTNLIHSTSAMSLLYECVNTVIAVLISLSSGMPNHSASIQLCVQKLRILIEDSDQNLKYLGLLAMSKILKTHPKSVQSHKDLILQCLDDKDESIRLRALDLLYGMVSKKNLMEIVKKLMIHVDKAEGTTYRDELLTKIIDICSQSNYQYITNFEWYISILVELTRLEGTRHGHLIAAQMLDVAIRVKAIRKFAVSQMAMLLDNAHLIASNTQRNGICEVLYAAAWICGEFSEHLEESNQTLEAMLRPKVTTLPGHIQAVYVQNMVKLYASILQQKEQAGEKEGAQEITQLMIDRLPQFVQNADLEVQERASCILHLIKYIQKLQIKEVPVAEEVIALFAGELNPVAPKAQKKVPVPEGLDLDAWINEPPSDSESEDEKPKTIFHDEEQRHSRHRQPEIDEEELARRREVRKQEQANNPFYIKSSPSPQKQYQDTPGVEHIPVVQIDLSVPLKVPGMPMSDQYVKLEEERRHKQKLEKDKKKKKQKKEKKGKHRRHNSLHTESDEDIAPAQHVDIITEEMPENALPSDEDDKDPNDPYKALDIDLDNLVSGKPTRPLADSEKLPVQRHRNAENLKSPDTEAPLVEKKSKKPKKKEKKHKEKEREKEKKKEREKKVAEERKKGEDLDFWLSTAPPPSSITQTQTEPEESPVLAEPEENEDAKKEEQEEDDDEGKKSSKHRKKKHKKEKEEKSKDKKKSKKQHHHSEEEPAESVQNGTLDDEPLPPMSSYCLLAENSYIKMTYDIQGNLQNDSQVTVSVIFENKSTSFLKSMELNVLDSLNAKMLRPEGSSVHDGIPVPFQLPPGISNEAQFVFTLQSIVMAQKLKGTLSFIVKNDEGSTHEKLDFKLHFSCASYLITTPCYSDAFAKLLESGDLHMSSIKVDGISISFQHLLAKICFYHHFSVVERVDSCASMYSRSIQGHHVCLLVKKGENSVSVDGKCNDSTLLSNLLDEMKETLSKC; translated from the exons tttGGTGCTCTTACTCCATTAGAACCTAGGCTGGGAAAGAAATTGATTGAGCCACTTACCAATCTCATACATAG CACCTCAGCCATGTCTCTTCTGTATGAATGTGTGAACACAGTGATAGCAG TTTTGATCTCTTTATCCTCTGGGATGCCCAATCACAGTGCCAGCATCCAG CTCTGTGTTCAGAAGTTAAGAATACTAATAGAAGATTCTGACCAGAACT tgaAGTACCTGGGTTTATTAGCAATGTCCAAAATCCTGAAAACTCATCCTAAGTCAGTTCAGTCCCACAAGGATCTCATTCTCCAGTGCTTGGATGACAAGGATGAATCTATCCGACTCAGAGCTTTAGATCTCCTATATGGCATG GTGTCCAAAAAGAACTTGATGGAGATAGTGAAGAAACTGATGATTCATGTGGACAAAGCAGAAGGAACAACATATAGAGATGAGTTGCTGACCAAAATCATAGACATATGTAGCCAATCCAACTACCAGTACATCACAAACTTTGAATG GTACATAAGCATCCTGGTGGAACTGACCCGGTTGGAAGGTACTCGGCATGGTCACCTTATAGCAGCTCAGATGCTGGATGTAGCTATCAGGGTTAAAGCCATTCGTAAGTTTGCTGTTTCCCAGATGGCCATGCTCCTGGACAATGCCCATCTGATAGCCAGCAACACCCAGAGGAACGGCATCTGTGAGGTGCTTTATGCTGCTGCCTGGATATGTGGGGAGTTCTCAGA ACACCTTGAGGAATCAAACCAGACCTTAGAAGCAATGTTGAGGCCTAAAGTTACCACTCTACCAGGCCACATCCAGGCAGTTTATGTCCAGAACATGGTAAAGCTTTATGCATCCATCCTACAACAGAAAGAGCaagctggggaaaaggaaggagccCAGGAAATTACCCAGCTGATGATCGACCGTTTGCCTCAGTTTGTACAGAATGCGGATCTAGAAGTACAAGAGAGG gcttcttgcattttgCATCTGATTAAATACATTCAAAAGTTACAAATAAAAGAGGTGCCTGTGGCTGAGGAAGTGATAGCCCTTTTTGCAGGCGAACTGAACCCAGTAGCTCCTAAAGCACAGAAAAAAGTCCCAGTTCCGGAAGg TTTGGACCTTGATGCCTGGATCAATGAGCCTCCATCAGATAGTGAGTCTGAAGATgaaaaacccaaaacaattttcCATGATGAGGAGCAAAGGCATTCTAGACATAGACAACCAGAGATTGATGAGGAAGAATTGGCCAGG CGCCGAGAAGTCCGGAAACAGGAACAAGCAAACAATCCATTTTATATTaaaagctctccttccccacagaag CAATATCAAGACACCCCAGGTGTGGAGCATATACCGGTGGTCCAGATAGACCTTTCTGTTCCCTTAAAAGTTCCAG GAATGCCTATGTCTGACCAGTATGTGAaactggaggaggagaggaggcatAAACAGAAGCtagaaaaagacaagaaaaagaaaaaacagaaaaaagagaagaaaggcaAACATCGCCGCCATAACTCCCTGCACACAGAGAGCGATGAGGACATTGCCCCAGCCCAGCACGTGGACATAATCACGGAGGAGATGCCAGAG AATGCGTTGCCCAGTGATGAGGATGACAAAGATCCCAACGATCCATATAAGGCACTAGATATCGATCTGGATAA tctggttTCAGGGAAGCCTACCAG ACCCTTAGCGGATAGTGAGAAGCTGCCTGTGCAGAGACACAGAAATGCTGAGAACTTGAAATCGCCAGATACAGAAGCTCCCTTAGTAGAAAAAAAGAGCAAGAAAcccaaaaagaaggaaaagaaacacaaagaaaaagagagagagaaagaaaagaagaaagagagagaaaaaaaggtggctgaagaaagaaaaaag GGGGAAGACTTGGATTTCTGGCTCTCCActgctcccccaccctcctccattACACAGACACAG ACTGAGCCTGAAGAGAGCCCTGTCCTAGCTGAACCTGAGGAGAATGAAGATGCAAAGAAGGAAGAGCAAGAAGAGGATGATGATGAAGGAAAG AAATCCTCCAAGCATAGgaagaaaaagcacaagaaagagaaggaggagaaatcCAAGGACAAAAAGAAATCCAAGAAGCAGCATCATCACAGTGAGGAAGAACCAGCAGAGTCAGTACAGAATGGAACACTAGATGATGAGCCACTACCG CCTATGTCCAGTTACTGCCTTCTTGCTGAAAATTCATACATTAAAATG ACATATGACATTCAAGGAAATCTCCAGAATGATAGTCAAGTCACTGTCTCCGTGATCTTTGAAAACAAGAGTACTAGCTTCCTGAAAAGCATGGAATTAAATGTCCTGGACTCTCTCAACGCTAAAATGCTGCGGCCAGAAGGGTCATCGGTACATGATGGGATACCTGTGCCGTTCCAGCTGCCCCCTG GAATCTCTAACGAAGCCCAGTTTGTGTTTACTCTTCAGAGCATTGTTATGGCTCAGAAGCTAAAAGGAACATTGTCCTTTATAGTGAAA AATGATGAAGGTTCAACCCATGAAAAACTAGATTTCAAATTGCACTTCAGTTGCGCTTCGTACTTGATCACAACGCCTTGCTATAG TGATGCTTTTGCCAAGCTGCTGGAGTCTGGGGATCTGCATATGAGTTCTATAAAAGTAGATGGAATTAGCATTTCTTTCCAACATCTACTAGCAAAGATTTGTTTTTATCATCATTTTTCAG TTGTGGAACGCGTTGACTCTTGTGCATCAATGTACAGTCGTTCTATCCAAGGCCATCATGTCTGCCTACTGGTAAAAAAG ggagagaaTTCAGTTTCTGTTGATGGAAAATGTAATGATTCCACCCTGCTGAGCAACTTGCTGGATGAGATGAAAGAGACATTATCAAAGTGCTGA